One window of the Hypanus sabinus isolate sHypSab1 chromosome 13, sHypSab1.hap1, whole genome shotgun sequence genome contains the following:
- the LOC132403752 gene encoding histone-lysine N-methyltransferase SUV39H2-like isoform X2 — translation MFEWESKMAEMRGMWCVPCLASFEVLQEICRTEKLTCSALGITKKDLKEYEVEYLCGYKKEKGKEYYFVKWKGWPECTNTWEPRRHLRCIGLVKQFQEDKKKFLEKVKMAKKLKLNNCKDFKLAFSEYITKKSKQRLALKRWEEELNRKKNHRGRILVENEVDFEPPPLDFHYINQYKPSLGINLNKDPLVGCECFNCLEGKCCPEEAGAQFAYNAESRLKIAPGKPIFECNSCCACSSQCPNRVVQKGTLYDLCIFRTSDGRGWGIKTLQKIKKNSFVMEYVGEVITSEEAERRGRFYDSKGITYLFDLDYVEDEYTVDAARFGNISHFVNHSFGHASPQDCTFLDTHHQGW, via the exons TGTGGTGTGTCCCGTGTCTAGCATCATTTGAAGTTCTCCAGGAGATCTGCCGAACGGAGAAGCTCACCTGCTCCGCCCTGGGAATCACCAAAAAGGACCTGAAGGAATACGAGGTGGAATATCTGTGCGGATACAAGAAAGAGAAG GGTAAGGAGTACTACTTTGTGAAATGGAAGGGTTGGCCCGaatgcacaaacacctgggaGCCCCGGAGGCACCTCCGTTGCATCGGTCTGGTGAAGCAGTTTCAGGAGGACAAGAAGAAGTTCTTGGAGAAAGTGAAAATGGCAAAGAAACTGAAGTTAAATAACTGCAAAGATTTCAAACTGGCATTCTCggaatacatcaccaagaagtcAAAGCAAAGGTTGGCGCTGAAGCGTTGGGAGGAGGAGCTCAACAGGAAGAAGAACCATCGAGGGAGGATCCTGGTGGAAAATGAGGTAGATTTTGAGCCTCCTCCTCTGGACTTCCATTATATCAACCAGTACAAGCCCTCGCTCGGAATAAACCTCAACAAAGACCCTCTGGTCGGCTGCGAGTGCTTCAACTGCCTGGAAGGGAAGTGCTGCCCGGAGGAGGCCGGGGCCCAGTTTGCTTACAATGCAGAATCCCGGCTGAAGATCGCTCCGGGCAAGCCCATCTTTGAATGTAACTCTTGCTGTGCGTGCAGCTCTCAGTGTCCCAACAGGGTGGTGCAGAAGGGCACGCTCTATGACCTCTGCATCTTCCGAACTTCAGACGGACGAGGGTGGGGCATTAAAACCCTCCAAAAGATCAAGAAGAATAGTTTTGTTATGGAATACGTTGGAGAG GTAATCACCAGCGAGGAGGCAGAGAGGCGAGGGCGTTTCTACGATAGTAAAGGCATCACCTACCTGTTCGACCTGGACTATGTGGAGGATGAGTATACTGTGGATGCTGCGAGATTTGGGAATATTTCGCACTTTGTGAATCACAGT TTTGGACACGCGTCTCCCCAGGATTGCACTTTTCTCGACACGCACCATCAAGGCTGGTGA